A window of the Mesoplasma florum L1 genome harbors these coding sequences:
- the pstA gene encoding phosphate ABC transporter permease PstA gives MFLNKKSEDNGFKPKTFKPKQNFNAKFFKSLIYTLTFTVLAILFILVLFVILKSLHVFEEQGFWSFITGTNWKPGKDGEGQYGIGLIIIMTIVLLTISMLFAIPLTIFTTLFISEYLSVGMQKKVLTVIKLLASVPSVVFGLFARDQIGALFQLMGAPNNDNLMVASMTMTFMAAPTMISLSYNAVQSVPEGYRLGSLGLGISKEQTTFKIIRKSASAKIISAIILGMARVIGETMAIMMIAGNSTGGFITNSGISGFLFSSIRTLAATIGLEMTENSGSTHQSALYAIGLILFLLVFIINIVILFMSNVDNIKYSRRIKREEKLNSNSSRKIKTPKYVYDKKMLGMMVHNRTENKFFKKTYSAVMLFLMWISTAIIISFTFWILGDVIIKGLMGLSDPIAFIHMDTENRTGGGIFAALFTTILLVVCTLIFAIPFALGAAIYLNEYARQSSVLTKSFRFAINLLASTPSIVFGIFGLSIFIVLLGLPFSILAAGLTMTVVVLPMLISNFEDALQQVPHQYREAGSALGLTKIQTLFKIILPNAMEGIITGIILAMAKIIGESAPIYLTLGTDIQMPTQGFLSQGTTLTTGIYMMVAEGIPGHGQGTIYLMALITIILIIGLNFTSGRLSSLLVQKSKDLKAKSKIKRKEFNVKTKAKIKKMKPSLKFKWMKLQSKFRKGEIKITFFKEMASKNKLWVKRRKEYRKLKKGVIDHE, from the coding sequence ATTAACTTTCACAGTTCTTGCTATATTATTTATTTTGGTTTTATTTGTTATTTTGAAATCACTTCATGTTTTTGAAGAACAAGGATTTTGAAGTTTCATAACAGGAACTAATTGAAAGCCTGGTAAAGATGGTGAAGGCCAATATGGAATTGGTTTAATCATTATAATGACAATAGTTCTTTTAACTATTTCAATGTTATTTGCTATTCCATTAACAATATTTACAACTCTATTTATTTCTGAATACTTATCTGTTGGTATGCAAAAAAAAGTTCTTACTGTTATTAAATTATTAGCCAGTGTTCCATCCGTTGTATTTGGTCTTTTTGCAAGAGATCAAATTGGTGCATTATTTCAATTAATGGGAGCGCCAAACAATGATAACTTAATGGTCGCTTCTATGACTATGACATTCATGGCTGCTCCAACAATGATTAGTTTAAGTTACAATGCAGTTCAATCAGTACCAGAAGGGTATAGACTTGGAAGTTTAGGACTTGGTATTTCAAAAGAACAAACAACATTTAAAATTATTAGAAAATCAGCTTCAGCTAAAATTATCTCAGCGATAATATTAGGTATGGCAAGAGTTATTGGTGAAACTATGGCTATTATGATGATAGCTGGTAACTCAACTGGTGGATTTATAACTAATAGCGGAATAAGTGGATTCTTATTCTCATCAATCAGAACATTAGCAGCTACTATTGGTCTTGAAATGACTGAAAATAGTGGTTCAACACATCAATCAGCTTTATATGCAATTGGTTTAATTTTATTCTTATTAGTTTTCATTATAAATATTGTAATTTTATTCATGTCTAATGTTGATAATATTAAATACTCAAGAAGAATAAAAAGAGAAGAAAAATTGAATAGTAATTCTTCTAGAAAAATTAAAACACCAAAATATGTTTATGATAAAAAAATGTTAGGTATGATGGTTCATAATAGAACAGAAAATAAATTTTTCAAAAAAACATATTCAGCTGTTATGTTATTTTTAATGTGAATATCAACAGCTATAATTATTTCTTTCACTTTTTGAATTTTAGGTGATGTTATTATTAAAGGTTTAATGGGGTTATCAGATCCAATAGCATTTATTCATATGGATACAGAAAATAGAACTGGTGGAGGAATCTTTGCTGCGTTATTCACAACTATTTTATTGGTTGTGTGTACTCTAATTTTTGCAATTCCATTCGCTTTAGGTGCTGCAATTTATTTAAATGAGTATGCAAGACAAAGTTCTGTTTTAACAAAATCATTTAGATTTGCAATTAACTTATTGGCGTCAACACCATCTATTGTTTTTGGTATATTTGGTTTATCAATATTTATTGTTTTATTAGGATTACCTTTTAGTATATTGGCTGCAGGTTTGACTATGACTGTTGTTGTACTTCCAATGTTAATATCAAATTTTGAAGATGCATTACAACAAGTTCCTCATCAATATCGTGAAGCTGGTTCAGCTTTAGGTTTAACAAAGATTCAAACTTTATTTAAAATAATATTACCTAATGCAATGGAAGGTATTATTACTGGAATTATTTTAGCGATGGCTAAAATAATAGGAGAGTCAGCACCAATTTACTTAACACTTGGAACAGATATCCAAATGCCTACACAAGGTTTCTTATCACAAGGAACAACTTTAACAACAGGAATTTATATGATGGTTGCTGAAGGAATTCCTGGACATGGTCAAGGAACAATATACTTAATGGCATTAATTACAATTATTTTAATTATTGGATTAAACTTTACATCTGGAAGATTATCTTCATTGCTTGTACAAAAATCAAAAGATTTAAAAGCTAAATCAAAAATTAAACGAAAAGAATTTAATGTCAAAACAAAAGCTAAAATTAAAAAAATGAAACCTTCACTCAAATTTAAATGAATGAAATTACAAAGTAAATTCAGAAAAGGTGAAATTAAAATAACATTCTTTAAAGAAATGGCATCAAAAAATAAATTGTGAGTTAAACGAAGAAAAGAATATAGAAAATTGAAAAAAGGAGTTATAGATCATGAGTAA
- the pstB gene encoding phosphate ABC transporter ATP-binding protein PstB, with amino-acid sequence MSNTLKKDETFKGLDLNKNQKEEKPAKLPALSKRADVIKVSDFNFFYKGKKQALFNINMEIKENSITTFIGPSGCGKSTLLRSINRMNDLISGSSVEGSIEVFNEEIYKQGTDVSKLRTEVGMVFQKANPFPLSIYENVVYGPKTQGVKSKKILDQICEDSLRKAALWEEVKDKLETPALGLSGGQQQRLCIARAIAMHPKILLMDEPTSALDPIATLKVEELVLELKKEYTIVMVTHSLQQATRISDMTAYFLKGELIEYNTTKKIFINPKDSRTEDYISGRYGD; translated from the coding sequence ATGAGTAATACACTTAAAAAAGATGAAACTTTTAAAGGTTTAGATTTAAATAAAAACCAAAAAGAAGAAAAACCTGCAAAACTTCCTGCTTTATCAAAAAGAGCAGATGTTATCAAAGTATCAGATTTTAACTTCTTTTATAAAGGCAAAAAACAAGCGTTATTTAATATAAATATGGAAATTAAAGAAAATTCAATCACTACTTTCATTGGGCCTTCTGGTTGTGGTAAATCAACTTTATTAAGATCAATTAATAGAATGAATGATTTGATAAGTGGTTCTAGTGTTGAAGGTTCAATTGAAGTATTTAATGAAGAAATTTACAAACAAGGAACAGATGTTTCAAAATTGAGAACTGAAGTTGGAATGGTATTTCAAAAAGCTAACCCATTTCCTTTATCAATTTATGAAAATGTTGTTTATGGGCCAAAAACTCAAGGAGTTAAAAGCAAAAAAATATTAGATCAAATTTGTGAAGATTCTTTAAGAAAAGCAGCTCTTTGAGAAGAAGTTAAAGACAAACTTGAAACACCAGCTCTTGGTCTTTCAGGTGGACAACAACAAAGATTATGTATAGCTAGAGCAATTGCAATGCACCCAAAAATATTACTAATGGATGAACCAACTTCTGCACTAGATCCTATTGCTACTTTAAAAGTTGAAGAGTTAGTATTAGAACTTAAAAAAGAATATACTATTGTAATGGTTACTCACTCATTACAACAAGCAACAAGAATTAGTGATATGACCGCATATTTCTTAAAAGGTGAATTAATAGAGTATAATACAACTAAGAAAATATTTATAAATCCAAAAGACTCAAGAACAGAAGATTATATTTCAGGAAGGTATGGTGATTAG
- the phoU gene encoding phosphate signaling complex protein PhoU, translating into MSINKILDNDILQLRNMLEDMIKETKIQFAETFEVITKNNVEGAALIVEHDKIINDKLNEFTSTALWKIAKQQLVARDLRLAVGGILLAREIEIIADYSKKLCIFFSKFKPTKKYTTSIVNLFQLVIDMLDSFSELFSNFDNNLVVKVMELEAQINKEFEELYSYLVKALKKAENNEELLEISEAMKQAKNLERAGDHLLTVQEIVSFIRTGRFEETSEIYDNLKTLM; encoded by the coding sequence ATGTCAATTAACAAAATTTTAGATAATGATATTCTACAATTAAGAAACATGCTTGAAGACATGATTAAAGAAACTAAAATTCAGTTTGCTGAAACATTTGAAGTTATTACTAAGAATAATGTTGAGGGTGCGGCTTTAATTGTTGAGCATGACAAAATAATTAATGATAAACTGAATGAATTTACATCAACAGCTCTTTGAAAAATAGCTAAACAGCAATTGGTTGCTCGTGATTTAAGACTTGCTGTTGGAGGTATATTACTTGCCAGAGAAATTGAAATTATTGCTGACTATTCTAAAAAACTATGTATATTCTTTTCTAAATTCAAACCAACAAAAAAATATACAACATCAATTGTTAACCTTTTCCAACTTGTAATAGATATGTTAGATAGTTTTTCAGAATTATTTTCAAACTTTGACAATAATTTAGTTGTTAAAGTAATGGAACTTGAAGCTCAAATTAATAAAGAATTTGAAGAACTGTATTCATATTTAGTAAAAGCACTTAAAAAAGCTGAAAATAATGAAGAGCTTTTAGAAATTTCTGAAGCAATGAAGCAAGCTAAAAATTTAGAAAGAGCTGGAGATCATTTATTAACAGTTCAAGAAATTGTTTCATTCATAAGAACAGGAAGATTCGAAGAAACTTCAGAAATTTATGATAATTTAAAAACATTAATGTAA
- the ftsY gene encoding signal recognition particle-docking protein FtsY — translation MGFWNKLKDKISGNQTEKKVNEEKVIKSETVIENKQPTEKEIAKKQKQKAKKEKAEKAIAKSALDFSKDIKKLSKKYKKMDDDFFDELEEVLIKTDMGMKMVLKISNNIRRKVKNTSEANEFREILAEEIYDIYTDGSKKVEELNFEDGRLNVFMVIGVNGTGKTTSLSKIANYYAEQNKKVLIAAADTFRAGAIEQLEEWVDKRLDNKVDLVKGKKQNQDPASVVFDALEKAKAENYDLLLIDTAGRLQNKINLMKELEKMYQIVHKFDKKAPHELLLVIDATTGQNGVMQAQEFNEVADVTGIVLTKMDGTSKGGIALSIKDQLNIPVKLVGVGEQVDDIEKFDVDQYVYSLVVGFMEDKEEDDE, via the coding sequence ATGGGTTTTTGAAATAAATTAAAAGATAAAATATCTGGTAATCAAACAGAAAAAAAAGTTAATGAAGAAAAAGTTATTAAATCTGAAACTGTTATCGAAAATAAACAACCAACAGAAAAAGAAATAGCTAAAAAGCAAAAACAAAAAGCTAAAAAAGAAAAAGCAGAAAAAGCGATTGCCAAATCAGCTTTAGATTTCTCAAAAGATATTAAAAAACTTTCTAAAAAATACAAAAAAATGGATGATGACTTTTTTGATGAACTTGAAGAAGTATTAATTAAAACAGACATGGGAATGAAAATGGTTTTAAAAATTTCAAATAATATAAGAAGAAAAGTTAAGAATACATCTGAAGCGAATGAATTTAGAGAAATATTAGCAGAAGAAATTTATGATATTTATACTGATGGTTCTAAAAAGGTTGAAGAGCTAAATTTTGAAGATGGAAGATTAAATGTCTTTATGGTTATTGGTGTAAACGGAACTGGTAAAACAACTTCATTGTCAAAGATAGCTAATTACTATGCAGAACAAAACAAGAAAGTTCTTATTGCAGCAGCAGATACATTTAGAGCTGGTGCTATTGAACAATTAGAAGAATGAGTTGATAAAAGACTTGATAATAAAGTTGATCTAGTAAAGGGTAAAAAGCAAAATCAAGATCCAGCTAGTGTTGTATTTGATGCGCTTGAAAAAGCAAAAGCAGAAAATTATGACTTATTATTAATAGATACTGCTGGTAGACTGCAAAACAAAATAAACTTAATGAAAGAGTTAGAAAAAATGTATCAAATTGTTCATAAGTTTGATAAAAAAGCTCCTCATGAACTATTATTAGTAATTGATGCAACAACTGGGCAAAATGGTGTTATGCAGGCTCAAGAATTTAATGAAGTTGCAGATGTAACTGGAATTGTTTTAACAAAAATGGATGGAACAAGTAAAGGTGGTATTGCCTTATCAATTAAAGACCAATTAAACATACCAGTAAAATTAGTTGGTGTTGGAGAGCAAGTTGATGATATTGAGAAATTTGATGTTGATCAATATGTTTATAGTTTAGTCGTTGGATTTATGGAAGATAAGGAAGAAGACGATGAGTAA
- the ylxM gene encoding YlxM family DNA-binding protein — translation MSKITLEKTLELSSLFYLYKNMLTEKQIEYFELYFEEDLSFQEIADQLGISKAAAHDAINKIIKSLNDLEDKLQLNHKKISINELLEKNKNSKNEEVLNLIKKIEEVI, via the coding sequence ATGAGTAAAATAACTTTAGAAAAAACTTTAGAATTATCTTCTTTATTTTATTTATACAAGAATATGTTGACTGAAAAACAGATTGAATATTTTGAACTTTATTTTGAAGAAGATTTGAGTTTTCAAGAAATTGCAGATCAATTAGGAATATCAAAAGCAGCAGCTCATGATGCAATTAACAAAATTATTAAGTCTTTAAATGATTTAGAAGATAAATTGCAATTAAATCACAAAAAAATATCAATTAATGAATTGCTAGAAAAAAATAAAAATTCAAAAAACGAAGAAGTTTTAAATTTAATTAAAAAAATAGAAGAGGTCATTTAA
- a CDS encoding TIGR00282 family metallophosphoesterase, translating into MKVLMIGDVFAKPGRDVFKQNIEKLINDNQVDFVVVNGENTTHGKSISKEHYNFYKENHVDVITSGNHIFKNPEVLDYIQNTPDLLKPMNMYKTPGSGYVVIEKNNKKICVLNLMGNNFMDPSNSVYETMEDFLGLKIAYDILLVDFHAETTAEKIAFALNYDGIITGFVGTHTHVQTADERILPKGTAFITDLGMSGVIDSVIGIEASDAIYKQKTGLVKRFQPAKGKAKLNGVIIEIDEKSNKATNIKRISI; encoded by the coding sequence ATGAAAGTACTAATGATAGGAGATGTCTTTGCCAAACCAGGAAGAGACGTTTTTAAACAAAACATTGAAAAATTAATAAATGACAATCAAGTAGACTTTGTTGTTGTTAATGGTGAAAACACAACTCATGGTAAATCAATTTCAAAAGAACACTACAACTTTTATAAAGAGAATCATGTTGACGTTATAACAAGTGGAAATCATATTTTTAAAAATCCAGAAGTTTTAGATTACATTCAAAATACTCCTGATCTTTTAAAACCAATGAACATGTATAAGACACCTGGAAGTGGTTATGTAGTTATTGAAAAGAATAATAAAAAAATTTGTGTTCTGAATTTAATGGGAAATAATTTTATGGATCCTTCAAACAGTGTTTATGAAACTATGGAAGATTTTTTAGGTTTAAAAATAGCCTATGATATATTACTTGTTGATTTTCATGCTGAAACAACAGCTGAAAAAATAGCTTTTGCTTTAAATTATGATGGTATCATAACAGGATTTGTTGGGACACATACACACGTCCAAACAGCAGACGAAAGAATACTTCCAAAAGGTACAGCATTTATTACAGACTTAGGCATGAGTGGGGTTATTGATTCTGTTATTGGTATAGAAGCAAGTGATGCTATTTATAAGCAAAAAACAGGTTTAGTTAAACGTTTTCAACCTGCTAAAGGTAAAGCAAAACTTAATGGAGTAATCATTGAAATTGATGAAAAATCTAACAAAGCTACAAACATCAAAAGAATAAGTATTTAA
- the metK gene encoding methionine adenosyltransferase, with protein MRKLFTSESVSEGHPDKICDQISDAILDEVLKQDPNAKVACETFATTNYLLIGGQITTTASVDYEKIARDVLRKIGYNNDAYGINADTCKIDIRVEQQSADIALGIDLDTEVIGAGDQGIMFGYATNESKTFLPLAITISHELVYLASKLRKEGKFKWARPDMKSQVTIDYTDESNPKIDTILMSIQHDDEMIEEEFKKFIKSEIMDVVAKEFELNTDFNVLINPTGRFVIGGPQGDTGLTGRKIIVDTYGGYSRHGGGAFSGKDATKVDRSAAYMARYAAKNLVASGLADKIEIQVSYAIGKPEPVSIFIETFGTEKVSKEVIAKALNENFDFSVNEIIKKLDLRKPTFLKTATYGHFGKDEFTWEQLDKVKTIKK; from the coding sequence ATGAGAAAATTATTTACTAGCGAAAGTGTTTCAGAAGGACATCCAGACAAAATATGTGATCAGATATCTGATGCGATATTGGATGAAGTTCTGAAACAAGACCCAAACGCTAAGGTAGCCTGCGAAACATTCGCTACCACAAACTATTTATTAATCGGAGGGCAGATAACTACAACTGCTTCTGTTGATTATGAAAAAATTGCACGTGATGTATTAAGAAAAATAGGATACAACAACGATGCATATGGTATCAATGCTGACACTTGTAAGATTGATATTAGAGTTGAACAACAATCAGCTGATATTGCTTTAGGAATCGATTTAGATACTGAAGTTATTGGAGCTGGTGATCAAGGAATTATGTTTGGATATGCAACAAACGAATCTAAAACATTCTTGCCTTTAGCTATTACTATTTCACATGAATTAGTTTATTTAGCATCAAAGTTAAGAAAAGAAGGAAAATTTAAATGAGCAAGACCAGACATGAAATCTCAAGTAACAATTGATTATACAGATGAATCAAATCCTAAAATTGATACAATCTTAATGTCAATTCAACATGATGATGAAATGATTGAAGAAGAATTTAAAAAATTCATAAAATCTGAAATAATGGATGTTGTTGCAAAAGAATTTGAATTGAATACTGATTTTAATGTTTTAATCAATCCAACAGGAAGATTTGTTATTGGTGGACCACAAGGTGATACTGGATTAACAGGTAGAAAAATTATTGTTGATACTTATGGTGGATATTCACGTCACGGTGGTGGAGCCTTTTCAGGTAAAGACGCAACAAAAGTTGATAGAAGTGCTGCCTATATGGCTAGATATGCTGCTAAAAATTTAGTTGCATCAGGATTAGCTGATAAAATTGAAATTCAAGTTTCATATGCAATTGGTAAACCAGAACCAGTTTCAATTTTTATTGAAACATTTGGAACAGAAAAAGTTAGCAAAGAAGTTATAGCAAAAGCATTAAATGAAAATTTTGATTTTTCAGTAAACGAAATTATTAAAAAATTAGATTTAAGAAAACCAACATTCTTAAAAACTGCAACTTATGGACACTTTGGAAAAGATGAATTCACATGAGAACAATTGGATAAAGTTAAGACAATTAAAAAATAA
- a CDS encoding M13 family metallopeptidase: protein MTKIRPQDNFYDSVNKEWIDNNELPDGYASWGSFEMLQKKSTDDIKAIINELVNATKLDRDSKMIANLRSNYLNDKARNKQGIKPIQPILNKISALTDKKELTSLFVDLFQEWGISFFHSKGVDSDFKDSNLRALMIDSMGLGMSDRDFYEETHPRHEEIKNAYKNYIENLVKLSGVRLNTKDIFNLIYSFEEKISKSMFKQEELREPENIYNVVTIKELNDICPIVDWTEYLNKTGYDKASKIILTEPKYFEKLNQMIEEISLDDLKDIMSYKVTSSYSRMLTIDLYENSFKYGSVFSGVKKMKPIEDRVVEFVDGTLGELISKEYVKRHFSEDAKKDVLKMVNDLLKVYENRINTLDWMSDETKTKAIEKLNSFTIKIGYPDKWEDLSDVEILSYEEGGSLFDNMQSLAKHYIKKELKEINLPVDKTKWYMDAQTVNAYYNPTSNEICFPAGILQKPFYDVNQSHAANLGGIGAVIGHEVSHGFDDEGSKFDKDGNFENWWTETDNEQYKLRTQRVVDQYNEYQINGSNVNGKLTLGENIGDLSGVAAALDICKAQSPNDLKDFFTNYALVWRRKATDEQKNTRLLVDPHSPEEFRCNGVLVNINEFHEVYETKPGDGMYKPEEERTKVW from the coding sequence ATGACAAAAATTAGACCACAAGATAATTTCTATGATTCAGTAAATAAAGAATGAATAGATAATAATGAATTACCAGATGGATATGCATCATGAGGAAGTTTTGAAATGCTTCAAAAAAAATCAACAGACGATATTAAAGCAATTATTAACGAACTTGTTAATGCAACTAAATTAGACAGAGATAGCAAAATGATAGCTAACCTTAGATCAAATTATTTAAATGATAAAGCAAGAAATAAACAAGGCATAAAACCTATTCAACCAATTTTAAATAAAATAAGTGCCTTAACTGATAAAAAAGAACTGACAAGTTTATTTGTTGATTTATTCCAAGAGTGAGGGATTTCTTTCTTCCACTCAAAAGGCGTAGATTCAGATTTTAAAGATAGCAATTTAAGAGCTTTAATGATTGATTCAATGGGTTTAGGAATGTCAGATAGAGATTTCTATGAAGAAACTCACCCAAGACATGAAGAAATTAAAAATGCTTATAAAAATTACATTGAAAACTTAGTAAAGCTTTCAGGTGTAAGATTAAATACAAAAGATATTTTTAATTTAATTTATAGTTTTGAGGAAAAAATATCAAAATCAATGTTTAAACAAGAAGAATTACGTGAACCTGAAAATATTTATAATGTAGTAACTATTAAAGAATTAAACGATATATGTCCGATTGTTGATTGAACAGAATATCTAAATAAAACTGGTTATGACAAAGCATCAAAAATTATTTTAACTGAACCTAAATATTTTGAAAAACTAAATCAAATGATTGAAGAAATAAGTTTAGATGATTTAAAAGATATTATGTCATATAAAGTTACTAGTTCTTACTCAAGAATGTTAACAATTGATTTATATGAAAATAGCTTCAAGTATGGATCAGTATTTAGCGGTGTTAAAAAAATGAAACCAATTGAAGATAGAGTAGTTGAATTTGTTGATGGTACTCTTGGAGAATTAATTTCAAAAGAATATGTAAAACGTCATTTTTCTGAAGATGCTAAAAAAGATGTTTTAAAAATGGTTAATGATCTATTGAAAGTATATGAAAATAGAATTAATACATTAGATTGAATGTCAGATGAAACAAAAACAAAAGCTATTGAAAAATTAAATTCATTCACTATTAAAATTGGTTATCCTGACAAATGAGAAGATTTAAGTGATGTTGAAATCCTTAGTTATGAAGAAGGCGGAAGTTTATTCGATAATATGCAAAGTTTAGCTAAACATTATATTAAAAAAGAGCTAAAAGAAATTAATTTACCTGTTGATAAAACAAAATGATATATGGATGCACAAACTGTAAATGCATATTACAATCCAACATCAAATGAAATCTGTTTCCCTGCTGGGATTTTACAAAAACCATTTTATGATGTAAATCAATCTCATGCTGCTAACCTTGGTGGAATTGGTGCTGTTATTGGACATGAAGTTAGTCATGGTTTTGATGATGAAGGAAGTAAATTTGATAAAGATGGAAACTTTGAAAACTGATGAACTGAAACAGACAATGAACAATACAAATTAAGAACTCAAAGAGTTGTTGATCAATATAACGAATATCAAATTAATGGTTCGAATGTTAATGGTAAATTAACACTTGGTGAAAACATTGGTGATTTAAGTGGAGTTGCTGCTGCTTTAGATATATGTAAAGCACAAAGTCCAAATGATTTAAAAGACTTCTTTACAAACTATGCTTTAGTATGAAGAAGAAAAGCAACTGATGAACAAAAAAACACAAGACTATTAGTTGATCCTCATTCACCTGAAGAATTCAGATGTAATGGTGTATTAGTAAACATAAATGAATTCCATGAAGTTTATGAAACTAAACCTGGTGATGGAATGTATAAACCAGAAGAAGAAAGAACTAAAGTTTGATAA
- the trmFO gene encoding methylenetetrahydrofolate--tRNA-(uracil(54)-C(5))-methyltransferase (FADH(2)-oxidizing) TrmFO yields MQKEVNIIGAGLAGCEAAYLLANNGVKVNLFEVKSLMKNDIQKTNDLGELVCSNTLRSKSKKNAAGILKNEMKLLNSLVIKAALENEIPGDDALSVDRFGFSKYITDKIKNHKNINLIEQEVSEVDYTKVTIIASGPLTTDKLGKNIELMTGNEKLFFLDASAPIITKDSIDFNKVYWASRHNDGKDGQYICIPLNEEQFNAFVEELKNAETIKLKSFEKEIYFKGCQPIEQIAKTSKKVLLNGPLSPNNLIDENGNTPFAVVQLRQDDAIDSLYNFVGFQTNIKWPEQKRILQTLPGLENLNIVRFGVMHKNYYINSPKLLNRSLQVKRNKNIFFAGQITGVEGYIESASSGILTAINVLAYLNNIKIEQPSRKSMLGALNFYITNPKHDKLKPMKCNLGILDQQNKNAKSEFYSFDESEREIRRFIKGINNFAKIGENNE; encoded by the coding sequence ATGCAAAAAGAAGTAAATATTATTGGTGCAGGATTAGCTGGTTGCGAAGCTGCTTATTTATTAGCTAACAATGGAGTTAAAGTAAACTTATTTGAAGTTAAGTCTTTAATGAAAAACGATATTCAAAAAACTAATGATTTAGGAGAATTGGTTTGTTCTAATACTTTAAGAAGTAAATCGAAGAAAAATGCTGCAGGGATTTTAAAAAATGAAATGAAGTTATTAAATTCATTAGTTATAAAAGCTGCATTAGAAAATGAAATACCAGGTGATGATGCATTGAGTGTTGATCGTTTTGGTTTTAGCAAATATATTACTGATAAAATTAAGAATCATAAAAATATAAATTTAATTGAACAAGAAGTTTCTGAAGTTGATTATACAAAAGTAACTATCATAGCCTCAGGTCCGTTGACAACAGATAAATTAGGTAAAAATATTGAATTAATGACAGGTAATGAAAAATTATTCTTTTTAGATGCTTCAGCACCTATTATTACAAAGGATAGTATCGATTTTAACAAGGTATATTGAGCAAGTAGACATAATGATGGTAAAGATGGTCAATATATATGCATACCACTTAATGAAGAGCAATTTAATGCGTTTGTTGAAGAATTAAAGAATGCTGAAACTATTAAATTAAAATCATTTGAGAAAGAAATATATTTCAAAGGATGTCAACCAATTGAGCAAATAGCAAAAACAAGTAAAAAAGTATTATTAAATGGACCACTATCGCCAAATAATTTAATTGATGAAAATGGAAATACACCTTTTGCTGTTGTTCAATTACGTCAAGATGATGCAATTGATTCACTTTATAATTTTGTAGGTTTTCAAACTAATATTAAATGACCTGAGCAAAAAAGAATTTTACAGACATTACCTGGTCTTGAAAATTTAAATATTGTTAGATTTGGAGTTATGCATAAAAATTATTATATTAATTCTCCTAAATTGCTTAATAGATCACTACAAGTCAAAAGGAATAAAAACATTTTCTTTGCAGGTCAAATAACTGGGGTTGAAGGTTATATTGAATCTGCAAGTAGTGGTATTCTTACTGCAATCAATGTCTTAGCATATTTAAACAATATAAAAATTGAACAGCCATCAAGAAAATCTATGTTAGGAGCTCTTAATTTTTATATAACTAATCCAAAGCATGATAAATTAAAACCAATGAAATGTAATTTAGGAATTTTAGATCAACAAAATAAAAATGCTAAATCAGAGTTCTATTCATTTGATGAATCAGAAAGAGAAATAAGAAGATTCATAAAGGGTATTAATAATTTTGCAAAGATAGGTGAAAACAATGAATAA